The Natronoglycomyces albus genome has a segment encoding these proteins:
- a CDS encoding DUF2631 domain-containing protein — protein sequence MARKTMLHSAEKSAHPEVTTMAGGEEPVLSPAQRKPTSRKVLYSTLLVTAGIVLTFLLGNHTGRIEDFFVILTAAGIVGFVVLDWWMRRTGLRD from the coding sequence GTGGCACGCAAGACTATGCTGCACAGTGCAGAGAAGTCCGCACACCCGGAGGTAACCACTATGGCCGGCGGCGAAGAGCCCGTACTGTCCCCCGCCCAACGCAAACCGACCAGCCGCAAGGTGCTCTACAGCACGCTGCTAGTGACGGCGGGCATCGTCTTGACGTTCCTCCTTGGGAACCACACTGGCCGCATCGAAGACTTCTTCGTGATTCTCACCGCGGCGGGCATCGTCGGCTTCGTGGTACTGGACTGGTGGATGCGCCGGACCGGGTTGCGTGACTAG
- a CDS encoding Rieske 2Fe-2S domain-containing protein: MRITGTGHASMFIETASGSILCDPWVNPSYFASWFPFPDNSSLDWDTLGNCDYLYVSHLHRDHFDAENLAGHINKDTTVLLPEYPTNELEAELRALGFHKFIKTVSEEIVDLPGGARIMIQALTSPTDGPIGDSSLWVEDADGVRLLNQNDARPTDLTVFTQHGHLHAHLLQFAGAIWYPMVYELPDNAKRAFGKQKRERQFDRSLRYINDAKASWTFPIAGPPCFLDDKLWEFNDIFGDEGNIFPDQLTYADWLSEQGHDNNVVLMPGTVAELTQEDISVTHPVADLREWFANKKQHLEDYRDRQQGRLAQEKASWSHPEIDVLATLRERIEPLMAEAEQICAGIGGSVRFDLTEADSDEIIESILFDFVERAIIPDDGRKVRYRFRTERRLIEHLLHINEVDWVNSLFLSCRFTAARIGQYNEYVYTFFKCLSSERLQYAEGWYAEQRPDEENVVLDGWTIQRRCPHLKADLSVFGKVEDGVLTCQMHGWKWNLKSGKCMTSVGHDIRSFAPGEAPCEGEQETARGE, translated from the coding sequence GTGCGCATTACCGGTACGGGTCACGCATCCATGTTCATCGAGACCGCTTCGGGGTCGATCCTGTGCGACCCATGGGTGAATCCGTCCTATTTCGCGTCTTGGTTCCCTTTCCCGGACAATTCGAGCCTCGACTGGGACACGTTGGGCAACTGCGACTACCTGTATGTTTCCCATCTGCATCGGGACCACTTCGACGCTGAGAACCTCGCCGGGCACATCAACAAGGACACCACGGTCCTGTTGCCGGAGTACCCCACCAACGAGCTAGAGGCCGAGCTGCGGGCGCTGGGCTTCCACAAGTTCATCAAGACCGTCTCCGAGGAGATCGTTGATCTTCCCGGTGGCGCTCGCATCATGATCCAGGCACTCACCTCGCCTACGGATGGTCCGATCGGTGACTCCTCGCTGTGGGTCGAGGACGCCGATGGGGTGCGGCTGCTTAACCAAAACGACGCCCGGCCCACCGACCTGACGGTGTTCACCCAACACGGCCACCTGCACGCGCACCTATTGCAGTTCGCTGGCGCGATTTGGTACCCGATGGTCTATGAACTGCCCGACAACGCCAAGCGCGCCTTTGGCAAGCAAAAGCGTGAACGGCAGTTCGATCGTTCTTTGCGCTACATCAACGATGCCAAGGCCTCGTGGACGTTCCCCATCGCCGGGCCGCCGTGCTTCCTGGATGACAAGTTGTGGGAGTTCAACGACATCTTTGGCGATGAGGGCAATATCTTCCCCGACCAACTCACCTACGCCGACTGGCTTTCCGAACAGGGCCATGACAATAATGTCGTCCTCATGCCGGGCACGGTCGCGGAATTGACTCAAGAGGATATTTCGGTCACCCACCCGGTCGCGGATCTGCGCGAATGGTTCGCCAACAAGAAGCAGCATCTAGAGGATTACCGGGACCGTCAGCAGGGGCGCTTGGCGCAAGAGAAGGCTTCCTGGTCTCACCCTGAGATTGATGTGTTGGCCACGTTGAGGGAGCGCATTGAACCGCTCATGGCCGAGGCCGAGCAGATTTGCGCGGGGATCGGGGGCTCGGTTCGTTTCGACCTGACTGAGGCCGATTCCGATGAGATTATCGAGTCGATCCTGTTTGACTTTGTCGAGCGAGCCATCATTCCCGATGACGGCCGTAAAGTCCGCTACCGCTTCCGCACCGAGCGTCGCCTCATCGAGCACTTGCTGCACATTAACGAGGTTGACTGGGTGAACTCGCTGTTCTTGTCGTGCCGTTTCACCGCCGCGCGGATCGGTCAATACAACGAGTACGTGTACACGTTCTTCAAGTGTCTGTCTTCGGAGCGCCTCCAATACGCCGAGGGATGGTATGCCGAGCAGCGGCCGGATGAAGAGAATGTGGTGCTGGATGGCTGGACCATCCAGCGGCGCTGCCCGCATTTGAAGGCTGACTTGTCGGTCTTTGGCAAGGTCGAGGATGGGGTTCTGACTTGCCAAATGCATGGCTGGAAGTGGAACTTGAAGTCGGGTAAGTGCATGACGTCAGTCGGCCATGACATTCGCAGCTTTGCTCCCGGAGAGGCTCCGTGTGAGGGAGAGCAGGAGACCGCGCGCGGCGAATAG
- a CDS encoding MurR/RpiR family transcriptional regulator: MTDAAGTKLPALFSSTRLTPAQRRIARCLVDQASMATYMSASELAALAGVSQPSVTRFAIALGFEGYPDLRRHIAKLMSGQQADEPTGGNQFQRAVSAEQDNLRKLSDLLTDERPITEAGQALMNSQPLPVLGLRAAAPAAGYFGYFAAKIHPDVRILDAGGSEIGDQLQQARSAGARSLLAFVLPRYPRDTLAALTEARQLGMHVVSITDSPMSPAAELSDIVLPAAVGSQLVFDLHTAPMVLAMVLLQAMCDAAPTETTQRLENFELSAARRDIFST, from the coding sequence GTGACTGACGCTGCCGGGACCAAGCTTCCCGCCCTCTTCTCCAGTACGCGGCTGACGCCCGCTCAGCGGCGTATCGCCCGCTGCCTGGTTGACCAGGCTTCGATGGCCACCTACATGTCTGCCAGCGAACTGGCCGCGCTAGCTGGTGTAAGCCAGCCTTCGGTCACTCGATTCGCGATCGCCCTAGGGTTTGAAGGCTATCCCGACCTGCGCCGCCACATCGCGAAACTCATGAGCGGCCAACAGGCTGACGAACCTACCGGCGGCAATCAATTCCAACGCGCCGTGTCGGCCGAACAAGACAATCTGCGGAAGCTCTCCGACCTCCTCACCGACGAGCGGCCCATCACCGAGGCCGGACAGGCCCTCATGAATTCCCAGCCGCTGCCGGTATTGGGGCTGCGTGCCGCCGCTCCCGCCGCTGGCTATTTCGGCTATTTCGCCGCCAAGATCCACCCCGATGTGCGCATCCTAGATGCGGGGGGCTCCGAGATTGGCGACCAGCTGCAACAGGCTCGGTCAGCCGGGGCAAGATCGCTGCTGGCTTTCGTGCTGCCACGCTACCCGCGCGACACCCTGGCCGCGCTCACCGAAGCCAGGCAGTTGGGAATGCACGTTGTCTCCATCACCGACTCGCCCATGAGCCCGGCCGCAGAACTCAGCGACATCGTCTTGCCCGCGGCAGTCGGCTCTCAGCTGGTGTTCGACCTGCACACCGCGCCGATGGTTCTGGCCATGGTGCTGCTGCAAGCCATGTGCGACGCGGCCCCAACCGAGACCACCCAGCGGCTGGAGAACTTCGAACTCTCCGCAGCCCGCCGCGACATCTTCAGTACCTGA